CGCCTTTGAGGCCCGTCATCTGCTTGCCGAACTGCTGGTTGACCTCGCTGAACTCATCGCTGCTGGGCGCGCTAACGCGGCAGAGATGGGACCCGAAGGAAAGGCGTCCAGCCACGTATTCCGGGGTCGGAATGTCCGTGATCAAGTGCTCCCAGTCCTGGTTGTCGATACGCGAGCGCCACTGGCCGATACGCGCATCGAAGTCCTGGTACAGCTTCAGCGCCAGGTCATCGAACTTTTGCTTGATCTCCAGCAGACCACTGTGGACCAGATGGACCTTTCCCTCGGGGATACCGATGGTGCCCAGAAGCGGCAGGCCGTGCAGCTTGAGCAGCTTTTCGGCCTCGCGCTTGTACTTGAGAAACGGTGCCAGGTCTTCCGGGTCCGCGATCTTGATCGAGCCCAGCGTGGCCAGCGACTCTGGGGGGAGATGCGCCAACTCGGGGTTCTTGGCCAGAAGATTCTCCTTGCGGAGTCGCTTGCGGCCTGACCAGAGGTGGATATCCAGCGTGACACAGACGATACCGGTGGCTTTCGCCTGTTTGATGTTGGGAACGACTGATGCGTTCATGTGGGTTGCTCCATGTAGGAGCGGGAACCCACTTACCCCATGCGGGAAGTGAATTCCCGCGGGGGTGTGATGATGAATGCAGGCGCTAAGGCCTGCGTACGGCGATGCCGAACCCTTGCACTGTATGCTGCGGTAGCGGTGAGGGCAATCGACCTGGCCCACGCCATGAGCAGGCACGGGATGTTCGCCATGCACGCGTACACACACCACCCTCGCACGTGCTATTTGGCACACTTGGGCGGTTGCGTCCCGCCATCGAACCCAGACCGTTGAACGGTCAGCTCAGATCGAGCTGGCGGCGATCTTCTCGCTCGAGGACTTGCGCAGGCTTCTGGCGGCAAGGAGCCTGGCCAAAGTTGCAAGCACTATCAATTTTTGATAGTCTTGGCACAGAGGTTTTGCAATGCCATCCAGCTACGTTTTAGGAAATCACTTCGAAGGCTTTGTCCGTCAACAGATTGACTCTGGCCGCTACCTGAGCGCGAGCGAGGTCATCCGTGATGGGTTGCGCTTGCTCGAAGAGCAGACTGTCTTCAAGCGGGCAAAGCTGGAATCCCTTCGGGCCGAAATTCAGGCCGGTATCGTCAGTGGTCCTGGGCGGCCACTATCCGAGGTTCGTGCGGAGCTGAAAGCGCGCTACAAGGATCGGGGTAGCAAAGGCACACCG
The DNA window shown above is from Hydrogenophaga sp. BPS33 and carries:
- a CDS encoding DUF3150 domain-containing protein, whose protein sequence is MNASVVPNIKQAKATGIVCVTLDIHLWSGRKRLRKENLLAKNPELAHLPPESLATLGSIKIADPEDLAPFLKYKREAEKLLKLHGLPLLGTIGIPEGKVHLVHSGLLEIKQKFDDLALKLYQDFDARIGQWRSRIDNQDWEHLITDIPTPEYVAGRLSFGSHLCRVSAPSSDEFSEVNQQFGKQMTGLKGELFAEAAEEAKTLMEKYLMGKDAHGAVRKREKITQKTLGPLKRIGAKFKSFSFLDPTVEPLAQIVDHVLALLPDDGPIEGVHLMHVWTLAKTLSNNASAQQAALLVRDTGGANHAFESILRTAPEQVESPAEALIGVKPDNTPVQEMQVDVDASTDASPPMQPKGYDDGFQPEFVGLF
- a CDS encoding type II toxin-antitoxin system ParD family antitoxin — protein: MPSSYVLGNHFEGFVRQQIDSGRYLSASEVIRDGLRLLEEQTVFKRAKLESLRAEIQAGIVSGPGRPLSEVRAELKARYKDRGSKGTPSSAV